The Spinacia oleracea cultivar Varoflay chromosome 2, BTI_SOV_V1, whole genome shotgun sequence DNA segment TTCCCAGAACacgttacttttcttgttaattcccaccataccgtccacgtcagcaagggagagagaaaactaattttttttttccggttcaacactaaaccgctatctgagatagcggtttgatttagaactaaaccgctatctcagaatgCGGTTTATACTACTTAACCGCATTCTGAGATAGCTGTTTAGTTCAAAaccaaaccgctatctgagatagcggttcatAATGCCCCCTGCATCCAAGCTTGCAGTTTCCAGTGTTCAGCCAGAAAATGGGCTGAGATCTTCTGCCAAATAGTCCAACTCCAACAACCTGTAAACAAATCCAAGATCTCCAACAACGTCTATAATCCAACTCCAACGTCTATAATCCAACTCCAACAACCTCCATAAATCATACCAACCAACCAAACCATAACACTTATGCAACAAAATAGAAGAGTGCAAACAAAAAATTTCCAAAAGTTCAATCGTTCCAATAATGACACATGAGTTTCTAAAAGTTCTAAAAGTTCCAATACTagcaaaaagaacaaaagattaCACAAAATTTCTAATGTAGCTCAAATATAAGTTCTACGTTGTTTCTTTGAATGCTCGGACGATGAAAATGAGGACTCATCCTCCTCGGCAATTGGCTCGGGACGTTGACTAGGAGAGCAACCCTTTTGTCGCCGGTAAGTGAGAAGCTGCAAAGGAGGAGATGAAATAACTTGTGATGCTGGCGGAGATGCAGGAGGAGTAAGAGGTGGAGGGCGtggagaaggtggtggtggagggcgtGGAGAAGGTGGTGATGGAGGGCGTGGAGAAGTAAGTGATGGAGGGCGTAGAGGAGGAGTAAGTGGTGGAGGGCGTGCACGTGGTGGTCGAAAATCACGCCCTCGAGAAACATGTGAGGTGGAGGTGTCGGGTGTACACTGAGACGAGGCTAAATCATATTGTTGGAGGATATGTTCTTGCCCCACTCTTGATAAGGTCTCAATGCAAGAGGAACTCAAATTGCGTAACGTATCAAGAGTGAGAGGAAGGGCCAAACTGGGAGGTAACTCTAACGCAGAATCCACAGCTCGAGTGCATCTTGAGGAAAGATCAGCCAATGCATGTGACTACAAAAAAGAATGTGAAACAATAATTAGAATTCAACATTAGTTATGAATATAAACATTATACATGAAAATGGAACAAGGATTAATTTACCAAAATAATATCAGAGGAAGAAGGCTGATAATGAGTGGTGGGGGGTGATCGTGTAACAGGGGTAATGAGGAGTCTCGTGATGCTACAATACCAATCCATATACTCCTTCATCCTCTCACGATGACCGGCAAAAGGAGTGCCTTGAACAATCCGACTCTCACGATCACGCCACTCCTCCACATATTTGCGATGCATCTCTTCAAACTTCTTGTTTTTATGCCGTCGATCCACATTATGAAGATCAACACTCGTGTCACACGCAACGGGAACTGACTGTTCCAATCCAAACTGACGCATCACTCGATTTGGGTAGTGGTACTCAACAATGTCAAAGCAAATCAACGGTACAACTGAGCGCCATATATCTCTATCACATCTACAAATCTCGGGTAGTAAACCAAGTACCGTCTCTGAATATGGCTGCCAAGTCATCTACAATAAGTAAAAAGTGAGTATTTAGGCAATTTTAGGTGAAATTAAGCAATTTTAGGCTATTTTGGACAATTCTAGGTGAATTTAAGCCTTTTTAAACTACATTATGTGATTTTAAGCTATTATAGACTATGTTAGGTGAACTTAAGCGTGTTTAGGTGTATTTAGGCTATATTTGGTGGATTTAGGCTAATTAAGGTGAATTGAAGCTATTTAAGGCGATTTTAGGCCATTTTAGGCGAACTTAAGCCTTTTTAGGCAATCTTTGGTGAATTTAAGCTATTATATGCCATTTTCGGTGAATTTAACTACTTTAGCCTATTTTAGGTGAATCCAAGCTATTCTAGACTATGTTAGGTGAATTTAAGCTAGTTTAGGCCTTTTTAGGCTATGTTTGGTGGATTTAGGCTAATTTAGGTGAATTGAAGCTATTTTATGcgattttagcctttttaggcaATTTTTGGTGAATTAAGGGAATTTTTAGACAATTTTTGGTGAATGTAGGCTATTTAAGACAAAAATAGCACAAATTTACCTAAATTAACCTAAATTAACATAACTTTATCTAAGTAGAATCGAGGGAGCTCAAATTGACGTTCGTTGACTTAATTGACCTAAGTTGACCTAACTAGTTGAATTAATCACAatttagaccaaagttgaccaATGTTGACTTAAATTGACCGAAGTTGACCTAACTAGTTGAATTTAGgcaattttagttgaatttaggtcaatttatgctattttagttgaatttaggtcattttatgcttttttagttgaattaatcacaatttagaccaaagtttaccaaagttgacttaaattgaccaaagttgacctaactaattgaatttaggcaattttagttgaatttaggtcaatttatgctattttagttgaatttaggtCATTTTATGCTTTTAACTTGAATTAATCACAatttagaccaaagttgacttaaattgacaatttagaccaaagttgacttaaattgacaatttagaccaaagttgacctaGTTGACTTTAATGCACCTACATTGACAAaaattgaccaaagttgacCTAACTTGAAACAAAGGAAGCATTTGAGTAATTAGTAAGGTGAGATATTAAATACCTGTGTCTCCTTTTGATGGTCAAGTGCATCCCTAAAGAAAGAGAGTCCACTAGCTGTATGGCCATATGAAAAGTGAACCCTAAGCCAACTAACAAAACAAGTAAAGTAAAGTGTTAACAAATTACTTGATTTATCGAAGTAGTAATGAGTAGTTAAACAAATTAGTTACCTGCATGCTAAGGGGTCCACTCCACGCTGATGCTGAGTACCAAGAATAGATGGATCGTCGACCTCAATAGGATGCTCTGGGTCAGGAGGTGGAGCATCGCGAACTCTCGAAATCCTCGGACGACCAATGTGAATATGCTCCCATGACCATAACTGCAGAAGTATAAGTGGACCACCAATGTCACGGGATCGTCTACGAGCGGCTCGACACATCTGTCGATACAAATAAGCAAGGGTCGCACTCCCCCAGCTGTATGTCCCAGCTCTACGCAAGTCGCGAATCAATGGCAAGTAGACGAGCTGCACGGCATCACCGCTCTTATCAGCAAACAAAATGGACCCCATAAGTGCAAGAATATATGCTCGGCTAAACCTCTCATAAACAATATCAGCAGCGTCATCAGGGGGGCCCTGACTGAAGTGTCGCCTCAACCAAGTCATCCTCAATGATGAACCCTGGAGAACAGGTTTTCCATCATCACCAGGCTCTGGTCGTATCCCTAACAACTCCTCGACTAAAGCTGACCACACCCCAGTACCATCCCCTGTGACAGGAGCCCCATGAACTCTGAGCCCCAACAAAACAGCGACATCCTGCAGAGTAATAGTAGCCTCACCAACAGCCAAATGAAAAGTGTGCGTCTCCTGTCTCCATCTCTCAATCAATGCTGTGATCAAAGACCTATCTAAGGCTAATCCACCACCAACCAATCTATGTACACCATAGAACCCTACTAATCTAACAAACTCCAAGACTCGATCATGTATCACCCACTCTCCTAAACCAAGCACGTGCTCCCGACACGTCAAAAGCCTGTCCATACCCCCTCCCCAAACATCCTCACTCCTATGCTCCGCCTGCAACGTCAAAACCGAAGTATCACGTGGGCCGGGATGGATCGTCGGCTCCATGAGACCTGAAAAAGAAGTTTATTAGAAATCGTAAAATCACACgtcaaaagaaatatatgcacaaaaattaaacttagaatcacaCATCAAGAGAAACATAAACTGAGTTTATTACCCCGATGATCCAACACCACCCCTAGCTGCACAAGTTTTCTTATTATGCCCTTGACGTCGACAAATGCTACATGATTTTACATTGACACTGCGTCGAGCACTCGAATCCATCTCATTAGGGTATTGAGACGACTTTGGGCGTCCCACACCACGCCGTTTACTAGCATCAGCAACTATTCTCACCCCAGTATAATGAGGCCAATAGGGAACATCAGGAAGTGGATGAAAGCTCTTCAAGTATGTTTGCCTATACTCGACAGTGGTAAAGAAAGATCAACGAAAGCAGCATAAGATAAGCTGCGAGAACGACAAACCGCAAGCACATGGGAGCATGG contains these protein-coding regions:
- the LOC110778736 gene encoding serine/threonine-protein phosphatase 7 long form homolog, with translation MEPTIHPGPRDTSVLTLQAEHRSEDVWGGGMDRLLTCREHVLGLGEWVIHDRVLEFVRLVGFYGVHRLVGGGLALDRSLITALIERWRQETHTFHLAVGEATITLQDVAVLLGLRVHGAPVTGDGTGVWSALVEELLGIRPEPGDDGKPVLQGSSLRMTWLRRHFSQGPPDDAADIVYERFSRAYILALMGSILFADKSGDAVQLVYLPLIRDLRRAGTYSWGSATLAYLYRQMCRAARRRSRDIGGPLILLQLWSWEHIHIGRPRISRVRDAPPPDPEHPIEVDDPSILGTQHQRGVDPLACSWLRVHFSYGHTASGLSFFRDALDHQKETQMTWQPYSETVLGLLPEICRCDRDIWRSVVPLICFDIVEYHYPNRVMRQFGLEQSVPVACDTSVDLHNVDRRHKNKKFEEMHRKYVEEWRDRESRIVQGTPFAGHRERMKEYMDWYCSITRLLITPVTRSPPTTHYQPSSSDIILSHALADLSSRCTRAVDSALELPPSLALPLTLDTLRNLSSSCIETLSRVGQEHILQQYDLASSQCTPDTSTSHVSRGRDFRPPRARPPPLTPPLRPPSLTSPRPPSPPSPRPPPPPSPRPPPLTPPASPPASQVISSPPLQLLTYRRQKGCSPSQRPEPIAEEDESSFSSSEHSKKQRRTYI